The genomic stretch AGTCTGTGTTTGCTTTGGACAATGTTAGAGTCGTGTGTGTGCACAAAAGGTGCaaaagtctcagagcctgggtaaACAGAATTGGGCTCATGGGTTTGGGCtgtgaggctaaaaatagcagtgtagacattcctgctcaggctggagcctggttTCTGAGACTGTCTCCacagggtttcagagcccaaacaggaacgtctacactgctattgacctgggctctgagatttggtgtcatgggtttttctttgcagtgtagatatatgcTAGACGTTTCTGTGTGCTGTACAGAGTTCTAGATAGGGTGTAGTCCCTGATAAACAACAGGGAAAACTGGAACTAAACCTTTGTGGAAACCTGTTGTTTGTCTGTAGTTGTAGAAGTTTCCTTTAATATCTCTTGTTTAAGAAGAACTGTGATTGTTCCTATCACGCCTTAGTGTCAGACATAAACCTGAGAGAGAACAAGGCTTTATCTACACTTGCTAGCGTAGCTATACCTGAGTTTGTTGCCCCAGCGTTTTTCAACTTTAAGAGGCCACAGAATGGCAAAATGGATACAACAGTCTGCCATCAAATTCAAAGAGGTGGAAGGTGCCACCCTGGTGAGCCCTCATTTATGCCACAGAAGATGAACACATTTTCAAAGCTTGTGTGTTTGAGAAGTGAGCACAAAATGAATGACTTTGAGATAGTCCTTAAGAAGTTTAATGATTACTTTGTGCCTGAACAAAGTATTATCCATGGTGGAGCTTGTTTTCACCCACACAGTCAAAAGCTTAGAGAATAAGCCAAAGCATTTGTTAGAAATGTGCTCCTTCTAATGGAACAGAGACTTTGCATCCAGTAAAAACAAGCACATTTGGAACAGAAAATTAAccgacattttttaaaaggattttagaGAAGAAGCAGCCATCAAAATTTGATCTGGCCTTCCAGAATGCATTTGAGATGGCATGCTCTTAAAAAAGATTAAAAGCCCAGTAGCTAGTCAAGAGTCTACTAAAAAGGCTTATTGATATTCTTAACTTAGGAAGGAGAACAGACAAAATAAACTTACACAACCCCTTTGTGCAGACGGCACTCAGAAGCAGCACCATGAACATGGAACTATTGTGACTCACACATACAGGAATGACTATCCAGCATTGAATGCACAGGGCAGAAAATGCCACAATGTCAGTCATTTTTCAGAAGAGTGCAGAACAAAATGGGTAACAGAGGTAAAACCTGTGTATGCTCATTAGGAACTGCCAGAAAGCAACAATTCCATCTTACAAAAAGTGTCAAGGTTTTGAAAGGTTGTTTCCATTCCAATGAGGAAAGGAAATGaatattcaatatttttcattaaaagtgtctgagagagagagagagagaccccagcaTAACCAATAGCCCACCTGGTACTTTGGGCATACACATGGGATGTGGAAAACACAGGCCTGCAAACCTGAGTTTCCCATTTGCTAAGTGATTGCCCTAACCACCAGagcaaaaaaaatttcaactggCTCTAATGACAATACAGAGCCTTTCTTCCTAGGGTAAGTCAGTTGTTAGGACACTGAAGTATGGTTATCAAATTTGTTAATTATGACACACTAGTTGGGTGGGAAGGAATTAATGGGTGGAGGGCATCCAGGTTCACAAGCTAATAAAATTTGGCCAAATTCACTGGCTTAATTTAGAGTTTTGCTTGGACTTTTCAGACTGTATCTGAGAATTGTGTGAAGAAAAGGAGGGACACAGGTCAACCCAAGCTGGCCCAAATCTTCCGAAAGGTTCACTTTCATAGTGAAACCTAAGAGCAGGTGTGTCCTGTTTACAGGTTTAATTATGAAAGCTTTGCCtagctttaattaatttattttatatcacATGAGACTTGTTAATATTGTGAAAGACCAGGCTCCTTTCCATTGATGCCAGCACTTCACATCTCAATGTAATTCTATGGTGTGACTAGATATGATCTGCTTGGACACGTTTATGGTTCCATACATTAGCTGTAGGGATATTGACAAGTCTCACCTTAATCATTTCTTCATAGGAAAGGAAGAGAATATTGAAGTCATCCCAGTGTGTGTACTGCCCTCTGACTTAGTCAAACCATAGGCTTCCCATAactctttgccctggtctacactaggactttaggtcgaatttagcaacgttaaatcgatttaaacctgcacccgtccacacagtgaagccctttatttcgacttaaagggctcttaaaatcgatttccttactccacccctgacaagtggattagcgcttaaatcgacgttcccagctcgaatttgaggtactgtggacacaattcgatggtattggcctccgggagctatcccagagtgctccattctgaccgctctggacagcactctcaactcagatgcactggccaggtagacaggaaaagaaccgcaaacttttgaatctcatttcctgtttggccagcgtggcaagctgcaggtgaccatgcagagctcatcagcacaggtgaccatgatggagtcccagaatcgcaaaagagctccagcatggaccgaacgggaggtacgggatctgatcgctgtttggggagaggaatccgtgctatcagaactccgttccagttttcgaaatgccaaaacctttgtgaaaatctcccagggcatgaaggacagaggccataacagggacccgaagcagtgccgcgtgaaactgaaggagctgaggcaagcctaccagaaaaccagagaggcgaacagccgctctgggtcagagccccaaacatgccgcttctatgatgagctgcatgccattttagggggttcagccaccactaccccagccgtgttgtttgactccttcaatggagatggaggcaatacggaagcaggttttggggacgaagaagatgatgaggaggaggaggttgtagatagctcacagcaagcaagcggagaaaccggttttcccgacagccaggaactgtttctcaccctagacctggagccagtaccccccgaacccacccaaggctgcctcctggacccagcaggcggagaagggacctctggtgagtgtaccttttaaaatgctatacatggtttaaaagcaagcatgtgaaaggattactttgccctggcatttgcggttctcctagatgtagtcctaaagcctttgcaaaaggtttctggggagggcagccttatttcgtccttcatggtaggacactttaccactccaggccagtaacacgtactcgggaatcactgtagaacaaagcattgcagtgtatgtttgctggcattcaaccaaaatccgttctttatctctctgtgttatcctcaggagagtgagatataattcatggtcacctggttgaaatagggtgcttttcttcagggacactcagaggagcccattcctgctgtgctgtttgcctgtggctgaacagaaatgttcgccgctgttagccacagggaggggggaaggttgagggggtagtcacgcggtgggaggaggcaaaatgcgaccttgtaacgaaagcacatgtgctatgtatgtaatgttaacagcaaggtttaccctgaaagagtgtagcgactgttttataaaatgtgtctttttaaataccgctgtccctttttttttctccaccagctgcatgtgtttcaatgatcacaggatcttctccttcccagaggctagtgaagcttagaaagaaaaaaaaacgcactcgcgatgaaatgttctccgagctcatgctgtcctcccacactgacagagcacagacgaatgcgtggaggcaaataatgtcagagtgcaggaaagcacaaaatgaccgggaggagaggtggagggctgaagagagtaagtggcgggctgaagagagtaagtggcgggctgaagacagggctgaagctcaaatgtggcggcagcgtgatgagaggaggcaggattcaatgctgaggctgctgcaggaccaaaccagaatgctccagtgtatggttgagctgcagcaaaggcagctggagcacagactgccactgctgcccctctgtaaccaaccgccctcctccccaagttccatagcctccacacccagacgcccaagaacgcggtgggggggcctccggccaaccagccactccaccacagaggattgcccaaaaaaaagaaggctgtcattcaataaattttaaagttgtaaacttttaaagtgctgtgcttaaagtgctgtgtggcattttccttccctcctccaccacccctcctgggataccttggtagtcatctccctatttgtgtgatgaatgaataacgaatgcatgactgtgaagcagcaa from Lepidochelys kempii isolate rLepKem1 chromosome 3, rLepKem1.hap2, whole genome shotgun sequence encodes the following:
- the LOC140908221 gene encoding uncharacterized protein codes for the protein MQSSSAQVTMMESQNRKRAPAWTEREVRDLIAVWGEESVLSELRSSFRNAKTFVKISQGMKDRGHNRDPKQCRVKLKELRQAYQKTREANSRSGSEPQTCRFYDELHAILGGSATTTPAVLFDSFNGDGGNTEAGFGDEEDDEEEEVVDSSQQASGETGFPDSQELFLTLDLEPVPPEPTQGCLLDPAGGEGTSAACVSMITGSSPSQRLVKLRKKKKRTRDEMFSELMLSSHTDRAQTNAWRQIMSECRKAQNDREERWRAEESKWRAEESKWRAEDRAEAQMWRQRDERRQDSMLRLLQDQTRMLQCMVELQQRQLEHRLPLLPLCNQPPSSPSSIASTPRRPRTRWGGLRPTSHSTTEDCPKKRRLSFNKF